The following are from one region of the Ochotona princeps isolate mOchPri1 chromosome 4, mOchPri1.hap1, whole genome shotgun sequence genome:
- the JRKL gene encoding jerky protein homolog-like: MSGKRKRVVLTIKDKLDIIKKLEDGGSSKQLAVIYGIGETTVRDIRKNKEKIITYASSSDSTSLLAKRKSMKPSMYEELDKAMLEWFNQQRAKGNPVSGPICAKRAEFFFYALGMDGDFNPSAGWLTRFKQRHSIREINIRNERLNGDETAVEDFCNNFRDFIERENLQPEQIYNADETGLFWKCLPSRTSVIKGKCTLPGHKSAEERVTIMCCANATGLHKLKLCVVGKAKKPRSFKSTDTLNLPVSYFSQKGAWMDLSIFRQWFDKIFVPQVREHLRSKGLQEKAVLLLDNSPTHPNENVLRSDDGQIFAKYLPPNVASLVQPLDQGAIATMKRNYRAGLLQSNLEEGNDLKSFWKKLTLLDALYGIATAWNLVKPVTISRAWKQILPVTEEKEGLDFDEEGISIATVATILQHTKGLENMTTENVEKWFEVDSTEPGYEVLTDSEIIRRAQGQMEESSDNEEEEIELIPEKHVNHAAALQWTENLLDYLEQQGDMILPDKLVIRKLRATIRNKQKMANSSQ; the protein is encoded by the coding sequence ATGTCTGGGAAACGGAAGCGTGTTGTGCTCACTATTAAAGATAAGCTGGATATCATAAAGAAACTCGAAGACGGGGGTTCTTCCAAACAACTGGCAGTGATTTACGGGATTGGTGAAACAACAGTGCGAGatataagaaaaaataaggaaaagattaTAACTTACGCTAGCAGTTCTGATTCCACGAGTCTTCTGGCCAAGAGGAAATCCATGAAACCCTCTATGTATGAGGAGCTGGACAAAGCCATGCTGGAGTGGTTCAACCAGCAGAGAGCTAAAGGGAATCCCGTATCTGGACCAATTTGTGCAAAAAGGGCAGAGTTTTTCTTTTATGCTTTGGGTATGGATGGTGATTTTAACCCCTCTGCCGGTTGGTTAACTCGATTTAAGCAGCGGCACAGCATTAGAGAGATTAACATCAGAAACGAAAGATTAAATGGGGATGAGACTGCTGTGGAAGATTTTTGTAACAACTTCCGAGACTTCATTGAGCGTGAGAATTTGCAGCCTGAACAAATTTACAATGCAGATGAAACTGGACTGTTTTGGAAGTGCCTGCCATCGCGAACTTCTGTCATCAAAGGTAAATGCACCCTGCCTGGACACAAGTCAGCTGAAGAAAGGGTCACCATCATGTGCTGTGCCAATGCAACAGGTTTACACAAGCTGAAACTCTGTGTTGTGGGGAAAGCAAAGAAGCCTCGCTCCTTCAAGTCCACCGATACCTTAAATCTACCGGTTTCTTACTTCAGCCAAAAGGGCGCCTGGATGGATCTTTCCATTTTCCGACAGTGGTTTGATAAGATATTTGTTCCACAAGTTCGAGAGCACTTAAGATCCAAAGGATTGCAGGAGAAGGCCGTGCTCTTGTTGGATAATTCGCCGACACACCCAAATGAGAACGTTTTGAGATCAGATGATGGccaaatatttgctaaatactTACCACCTAATGTGGCTTCATTGGTTCAGCCCCTAGATCAGGGGGCCATCGCAACAATGAAGAGGAACTATCGGGCAGGCCTTCTACAGAGCAACTTGGAAGAAGGTAATGACCTGAAGTCGTTCTGGAAGAAATTAACTCTGCTGGATGCACTTTATGGAATAGCAACGGCATGGAACTTAGTAAAACCAGTGACAATTAGCAGAGCGTGGAAACAAATCCTGCCTGTCACTGAGGAGAAAGAAGGCTTGGACTTTGATGAGGAAGGTATTTCtatagccactgtggccaccatTTTGCAACACACCAAAGGACTGGAAAATATGACTACTGAGAACGTTGAAAAATGGTTTGAGGTAGACAGTACTGAACCAGGCTACGAAGTGTTAACTGACAGTGAAATCATCAGAAGAGCTCAAGGCCAGATGGAAGAATCTAGTGACAATGAGGAGGAGGAAATAGAACTGATCCCAGAGAAGCATGTTAATCATGCAGCCGCTCTCCAATGGACTGAAAATTTACTGGATTACCTAGAACAGCAAGGAGACATGATTCTGCCTGATAAACTGGTAATACGCAAACTGAGAGCCACCatcagaaataaacaaaagatgGCAAACTCAAGTCAGTAA